Proteins co-encoded in one Mycobacterium mantenii genomic window:
- a CDS encoding DUF3093 domain-containing protein, translating into MSDTRVAPHNVRYRERLWVPWWWWAPAFALAGIIAFEFNMGVTRQSSWWPYATLFAVAAAALLWLGRIEIRVTADPAAPGEVQLWAGQAHLPVTVIARSAEIAPSAKSAALGRQLDPAAYVVHRAWVGPMVLVVLDDPDDPTPYWLVSCRHPERVLSALRS; encoded by the coding sequence GTGTCCGATACGCGCGTCGCGCCGCACAACGTGCGGTATCGCGAACGATTGTGGGTTCCGTGGTGGTGGTGGGCACCGGCGTTCGCGCTCGCGGGCATCATCGCTTTCGAGTTCAACATGGGCGTCACCCGCCAGTCGTCCTGGTGGCCGTACGCGACGCTGTTCGCCGTGGCGGCCGCGGCGTTGCTGTGGCTGGGCCGCATCGAGATACGGGTGACAGCCGACCCCGCCGCTCCGGGCGAAGTGCAGCTGTGGGCCGGCCAGGCGCATCTGCCGGTCACCGTGATCGCCCGCTCCGCTGAGATAGCGCCCTCGGCCAAGTCCGCCGCCCTGGGCCGCCAACTCGACCCGGCGGCGTACGTGGTGCACCGGGCATGGGTGGGGCCGATGGTCCTGGTGGTACTCGACGACCCGGACGATCCGACGCCGTATTGGCTGGTGAGCTGCCGTCACCCCGAGCGGGTGCTGTCGGCATTGCGGAGCTGA
- a CDS encoding DUF3710 domain-containing protein: protein MAFGKRTRKDDNENAPRGSAGVDTPAADEAAALDADEQAPEGLEGPFDIEDFDDPAVAELARLDLGSVLIPMPEAGQLQVELTETGVPSAVWVVTPNGRFTIAAYAAPKTGGLWREVAGELAESLRNDSAQVSIKDGPWGREVVGTATGVVRFIGVDGYRWMIRCVINGPHETMEVLEQEARAALADTVVRRGDTPLPVRTPLSVQLPEPMAQQLREAAAAQQAPQQGDGQQAEGQQTPPGEPAARRSVDGSAMQQLRTTTGG from the coding sequence ATGGCATTCGGTAAACGCACACGCAAAGACGACAACGAAAACGCCCCCCGCGGGTCTGCGGGCGTCGACACTCCGGCGGCGGACGAGGCGGCGGCCCTCGACGCCGACGAGCAGGCGCCCGAAGGGCTCGAGGGCCCGTTCGACATCGAGGACTTCGACGACCCCGCCGTCGCGGAGTTGGCCCGGCTCGACCTGGGCTCGGTGCTGATTCCCATGCCGGAGGCCGGCCAGCTGCAGGTCGAGCTGACCGAAACCGGTGTGCCGAGCGCGGTCTGGGTCGTCACGCCTAACGGGCGTTTCACCATCGCCGCCTACGCCGCGCCCAAGACGGGCGGCCTGTGGCGCGAGGTGGCCGGCGAGCTCGCCGAGTCGCTGCGCAACGACTCGGCCCAGGTCAGCATCAAGGACGGCCCGTGGGGTCGCGAAGTGGTGGGTACCGCCACCGGCGTGGTGCGCTTCATCGGCGTGGACGGCTACCGCTGGATGATCCGCTGCGTCATCAACGGTCCGCACGAGACCATGGAAGTTCTCGAGCAGGAGGCGCGAGCGGCCTTGGCGGACACCGTGGTTCGGCGCGGTGACACACCGCTTCCGGTGCGGACTCCGCTGTCCGTGCAGCTGCCCGAGCCGATGGCGCAGCAGCTGCGCGAAGCCGCCGCGGCGCAGCAGGCCCCCCAGCAGGGCGACGGCCAGCAGGCCGAGGGGCAACAGACACCGCCCGGCGAGCCGGCCGCGCGCCGCAGCGTCGATGGGTCGGCCATGCAGCAGCTCCGCACCACCACCGGCGGCTGA
- the dut gene encoding dUTP diphosphatase, with the protein MSTSLAIVRLDPELPLPSRAHEGDAGIDLYSAEDVKLEPGRRALVRTGVAVAIPFGMVGLVHPRSGLAARVGLSIVNSPGTIDAGYRGEIKVALINLDPTEPIVVHRGDRIAQLLVQRVELVELVEVSSFDEAGLAETSRGDGGHGSSGGHASL; encoded by the coding sequence GTGTCGACCAGTCTGGCCATCGTCCGCCTTGACCCCGAACTTCCGCTGCCCAGCCGCGCCCACGAAGGCGACGCCGGGATCGATCTTTACAGCGCCGAAGACGTCAAATTGGAACCGGGTCGGCGCGCCCTGGTGCGGACGGGGGTGGCGGTCGCCATCCCGTTCGGGATGGTCGGCCTGGTGCATCCCCGGTCGGGACTGGCTGCGCGCGTTGGACTTTCGATCGTCAACAGTCCGGGTACCATCGACGCGGGCTATCGCGGCGAGATCAAGGTCGCGCTGATCAACTTGGACCCGACCGAGCCGATCGTGGTGCACCGGGGCGATCGCATCGCCCAGTTGCTGGTGCAGCGGGTCGAATTGGTCGAGCTGGTCGAGGTGTCGTCGTTCGACGAGGCCGGGCTGGCCGAAACATCCCGTGGCGACGGTGGTCACGGTTCCTCCGGCGGACATGCGAGTTTGTAA